A stretch of the Duncaniella dubosii genome encodes the following:
- a CDS encoding SusC/RagA family TonB-linked outer membrane protein, with product MKRNSKAPVSGFNPVTDRKLACTALALCLMGGAAQTVQASDSRGGQPVESQQVATTQRVTGVVLDENGEPMIGVSVLEEGTKVGVATDFDGQFTLNVRPGATLHFSYIGYKPQSVKVDGRSSIEVTMELDSNVLDEVVAIGYGTIKKRDLTGAVASVKNEDITLSPTSNAMDALQGKVAGLDITRASGQAGATPSVQLRGNRSFTASGTPTYIIDGMPGDINTINPNDIESIEVLKDASSTAIYGSSGANGIIIVTTKSGKEGKTTVNFNAYVGVNGWSTVPKVYNSRGFYELRKQAITAGGGPTDPTDILGSAALAYQGALDLNPNLTVDSWLGANSIDWTDALLKTGVTQNYSVSVSGGTEKTKAYFSLNFSDEEGQYSNDNNKIYSTNIRIDHKVRSWLDLGVNLQGSYTYRNSAYAKLDRMLTQSPIGSLYDEEGNVNRTPVAGSQDASLLLNNKSNYRNNYQQTRIYLNPYIRVSPFKGFSWESRLNATLHYNTHNYFQGEGSYNYYADSQSTTVEGTNAHVKAYVDQDNYANYKWENILTYNFILNRDHNFTLTGVTSWNHNRMSGIYGEGTNLSSNSYLWHNLSENKANIANTLAKSEYVMSKGLGFVGRINYSFAGKYLASVSVRHDGSSRLADGNRWDTFPAFSLGWRISDEPFMSKLRGSWLDNLKLRVGYGVTGTASIDPYSSFSSLIPGMTILGGGLADTSYFTENIANLSLTWEKSKSWNFGLDASVLNGRIDLTADYYRTKTEGVIYSRLLPVNNGSFNASTQYKTNVNICETLNHGIELAVTGRPFIERRPGDFSWTINGTFTANHEEITRLMTPDQEYMTNGDGGPVYYKGYPVNSYYHYKLQGTWKTSEAEDAAVFGCKPGDLKVYVPV from the coding sequence ATGAAAAGAAACTCCAAGGCTCCTGTGTCAGGGTTCAACCCCGTGACCGACAGGAAGCTGGCATGCACAGCGCTTGCTTTATGCCTTATGGGTGGTGCAGCTCAGACTGTTCAGGCTTCTGACAGTAGGGGGGGTCAGCCCGTTGAAAGCCAACAAGTTGCAACAACACAGCGCGTTACAGGCGTGGTCCTCGACGAAAACGGCGAACCCATGATTGGTGTTTCCGTACTTGAAGAGGGAACAAAAGTCGGTGTGGCAACCGATTTCGACGGCCAGTTCACACTCAATGTCCGCCCCGGCGCAACTCTCCATTTCTCATACATCGGCTACAAACCCCAGTCAGTCAAAGTTGACGGACGCAGCTCTATCGAAGTCACAATGGAACTCGACTCCAATGTCCTCGATGAAGTTGTGGCAATCGGCTACGGTACTATAAAAAAACGTGACCTCACAGGTGCTGTCGCATCGGTAAAGAACGAAGACATCACCCTCTCGCCAACCTCAAACGCCATGGACGCTCTCCAAGGCAAGGTGGCAGGTCTCGACATCACCCGCGCGTCGGGTCAGGCAGGTGCCACTCCGTCAGTGCAGCTGCGTGGTAACCGTTCGTTTACCGCATCGGGCACCCCCACCTATATAATTGACGGCATGCCCGGCGACATCAACACCATCAACCCGAATGACATCGAAAGCATCGAAGTGCTCAAGGACGCATCTTCGACTGCAATCTACGGTTCGTCAGGTGCAAACGGTATCATCATCGTTACCACAAAGAGCGGTAAGGAAGGTAAGACGACAGTCAACTTCAACGCCTACGTCGGTGTCAACGGATGGTCGACAGTGCCTAAGGTCTACAACTCACGCGGATTTTACGAACTGCGCAAGCAGGCAATCACCGCCGGCGGCGGCCCGACCGATCCGACTGACATCCTCGGCAGTGCGGCCTTAGCCTATCAGGGCGCGCTCGACCTCAATCCGAATCTCACAGTTGACTCATGGCTTGGCGCCAACTCCATTGACTGGACCGACGCCCTTCTCAAGACCGGCGTGACGCAGAACTACTCCGTTTCGGTAAGCGGCGGCACAGAGAAGACCAAAGCCTACTTCTCGCTCAACTTCTCTGACGAGGAAGGACAGTACTCCAACGACAACAACAAGATTTACTCTACCAACATCCGCATCGACCACAAGGTGCGCAGCTGGCTCGACCTCGGTGTCAACCTTCAGGGCAGCTACACCTACCGCAACTCGGCCTATGCCAAGCTCGACCGAATGCTCACACAGAGTCCGATCGGTTCTCTCTACGACGAGGAAGGCAACGTGAACCGTACACCGGTAGCAGGAAGCCAGGACGCGAGCCTCCTGCTCAACAATAAGAGCAACTACCGCAACAACTACCAGCAGACACGCATCTACCTCAACCCCTACATCCGTGTCTCCCCGTTCAAGGGTTTCTCATGGGAGAGCCGCCTAAACGCGACGCTCCACTACAACACCCACAACTACTTCCAGGGTGAAGGCTCATACAACTACTATGCCGACAGCCAATCCACCACTGTAGAAGGGACCAACGCCCATGTGAAGGCTTACGTCGACCAGGACAATTACGCCAACTATAAGTGGGAGAACATCCTCACCTATAATTTCATCCTCAACCGTGACCATAACTTCACCCTTACAGGTGTTACATCATGGAACCACAACCGCATGTCAGGCATATACGGCGAGGGCACAAATCTTTCATCAAACTCCTATCTGTGGCACAACCTCAGCGAAAACAAAGCTAACATTGCAAACACATTGGCCAAATCGGAATATGTGATGTCGAAGGGTCTCGGTTTCGTAGGTCGTATAAACTACTCATTCGCCGGCAAATATCTCGCAAGCGTGTCTGTACGCCACGACGGCTCGTCGCGCCTTGCCGATGGAAACCGCTGGGACACCTTCCCTGCCTTCTCGCTCGGATGGCGCATCTCCGATGAGCCCTTCATGAGCAAACTGCGTGGCAGCTGGCTCGACAACCTCAAGTTGCGCGTCGGCTACGGTGTCACCGGTACCGCCTCTATCGACCCCTATTCAAGCTTCTCGTCACTCATCCCGGGTATGACTATCCTCGGTGGCGGACTCGCCGATACAAGCTACTTCACCGAGAACATCGCCAACCTCTCGCTCACATGGGAGAAGTCAAAGAGCTGGAACTTCGGTCTCGACGCAAGCGTGCTTAACGGTCGCATTGACCTCACAGCCGACTACTACCGCACAAAAACCGAAGGCGTAATCTACAGCCGCCTGTTGCCTGTCAACAACGGTTCGTTCAATGCCTCGACACAATACAAAACAAATGTCAACATCTGTGAGACCCTCAACCACGGTATTGAACTCGCAGTAACAGGCCGTCCGTTTATCGAGCGCCGCCCCGGCGACTTCTCATGGACCATCAACGGTACATTTACTGCCAACCACGAGGAAATCACCCGGCTCATGACACCCGATCAGGAATACATGACCAACGGAGACGGCGGCCCTGTATACTACAAAGGTTATCCTGTCAACTCATACTATCACTACAAGCTACAGGGCACATGGAAAACTTCAGAGGCTGAAGACGCCGCAGTATTTGGCTGCAAGCCCGGTGACCTCAAGGTATATGTACCGGTATGA
- a CDS encoding sensor histidine kinase, with translation MTTAQTAILTITAILLIAWGAYTAYRYITRTHRQLRMLLEAIESADTSLRFPANSDSEVNATLNRIAQSLSALRIRISETEKYYESITGAVATGVIVITPTGHIILAKPAALSLLGRQALTRLSALSDSWSELTRLLDGLPTGLNATVRNLAVKTSAFTRHDGLRLLIVTLDDITRQLEDTSVETWSEMSRVLTHEIMNGIAPVVSIAETLRMRYEGDNDYMTRGLDVISSSTRGLKDFVGNYRRISSLPLPEKSLFDIRPLIEDCISLARAGFSAPTDLYPDTIAPVSPHNPDFIVSLPSVSLTLFADRGQLRQVIVNLIKNAAEAGAALIAIRASIADTSIRIEIENDGHPIPSDIAPRIFTPFFTTRPQGSGIGLSLSRRLVMANGGSLSLSSAPAATPTRFCLTLPAKQS, from the coding sequence GTGACAACAGCCCAGACAGCCATACTCACCATCACCGCTATCCTCCTCATCGCATGGGGAGCATACACGGCCTACCGTTACATCACCCGGACACACCGCCAGCTCAGAATGTTGCTTGAAGCAATCGAATCGGCCGACACATCGCTCCGCTTCCCGGCCAATTCCGACAGTGAGGTCAACGCCACCCTCAACCGCATAGCACAAAGCCTTTCAGCGCTCAGAATCCGAATCTCAGAAACCGAAAAATACTACGAATCGATAACCGGCGCCGTGGCTACAGGCGTGATAGTCATCACCCCGACAGGCCACATCATCCTCGCAAAACCCGCTGCCCTCAGTCTGCTCGGCCGTCAGGCGCTAACCCGCCTCTCGGCTCTCTCGGATTCATGGTCCGAGCTGACCCGGCTCCTTGACGGCCTCCCCACAGGACTCAACGCAACCGTCCGCAATCTCGCCGTAAAGACCTCGGCCTTCACCCGCCACGACGGCCTCCGCCTGCTCATCGTCACACTCGACGACATCACCCGTCAGCTCGAAGACACCTCCGTAGAAACATGGTCGGAAATGAGCCGCGTGCTCACCCATGAAATCATGAACGGCATCGCACCCGTAGTCTCCATCGCCGAAACCCTCCGTATGCGCTACGAAGGCGACAACGACTATATGACCCGCGGACTCGACGTGATAAGCAGCTCGACGCGCGGCCTGAAAGATTTCGTCGGTAACTACAGGCGCATATCATCGCTTCCTCTACCCGAAAAATCACTGTTTGACATCCGCCCTCTGATTGAGGACTGCATAAGCCTCGCGCGCGCCGGATTCAGCGCCCCAACAGACCTTTATCCCGACACCATAGCTCCTGTAAGCCCCCACAACCCCGATTTCATTGTCTCCCTGCCCTCGGTGTCGCTGACCCTGTTTGCCGACCGCGGCCAGTTGCGGCAAGTAATAGTCAACCTTATTAAAAATGCTGCCGAGGCCGGAGCGGCACTCATCGCAATACGCGCATCCATAGCCGACACCTCAATCCGCATCGAAATCGAAAACGACGGCCACCCGATCCCCTCAGACATCGCCCCGAGGATTTTCACACCATTTTTCACCACCCGGCCACAAGGCTCAGGCATAGGACTGAGTCTAAGCCGGCGGCTCGTCATGGCAAACGGCGGCTCGCTGTCGCTAAGCTCAGCCCCGGCCGCAACCCCGACCAGATTCTGTCTGACTCTGCCAGCAAAACAATCCTGA
- a CDS encoding response regulator transcription factor: protein MTLLVVDDNRSVLAAVRLLAEIKFDRVLTTTSPSRIPQLLREEKPSCVLLDMNFSSPVTNGNEGLYWLSEIRRLSPTTPVVLFTAYAEIELAVQGLKDGAADFVTKPWNNARLLQTLLHAATQTGNQPHNRSDDSPVNPPATTLEQMERRMISEALADNGGNLSATAERLGITRQTLYNKLKRHHLQ, encoded by the coding sequence ATGACCCTCCTCGTTGTCGACGATAACCGCTCGGTGCTTGCCGCAGTCAGACTTCTGGCAGAAATAAAGTTTGACCGCGTTCTCACCACCACCTCCCCCTCACGCATCCCCCAGCTGCTGCGCGAGGAGAAGCCATCATGCGTATTGCTCGACATGAACTTCAGCTCACCCGTTACAAACGGCAACGAGGGCCTGTACTGGCTGAGCGAAATCCGGCGCCTCTCCCCCACCACCCCTGTGGTCCTGTTCACCGCCTATGCAGAAATAGAGCTGGCCGTCCAAGGACTGAAAGACGGCGCTGCCGACTTTGTGACCAAACCGTGGAACAATGCCCGTCTCCTCCAGACACTCCTTCATGCCGCAACACAGACTGGCAATCAACCTCACAACCGATCCGACGACAGCCCGGTCAATCCGCCCGCAACGACGCTCGAACAGATGGAACGACGAATGATCTCTGAAGCCCTCGCCGACAACGGCGGCAACCTCTCGGCAACCGCCGAGAGGCTCGGAATCACCCGCCAGACTCTCTACAATAAGCTAAAGCGCCATCACCTACAATAA
- a CDS encoding ABC transporter ATP-binding protein: MIKTTAISKYFRTDEIETIALNGVNLDIAPGEFIAIMGPSGCGKSTLLNIIGLLDSPTSGSYKLNGREVSALKEKERGQIRKGHIGFVFQSFNLIDEIDVAHNVELPLTYLGLSRSERRKRVGEMLEKVNMSHRASHLPQQLSGGQQQRVAIARALVTHPRLILADEPTGNLDSKNGREIMELLSGLNREGTTIVMVTHSDRDAAYASRVIHLFDGTIVGEIQKKQ, translated from the coding sequence ATGATTAAAACAACGGCTATTTCAAAATATTTCCGCACTGACGAAATCGAAACCATAGCACTCAACGGTGTCAACCTCGACATCGCTCCCGGTGAATTTATCGCTATCATGGGCCCAAGCGGGTGCGGAAAATCTACCCTGCTCAACATCATCGGACTCCTTGACTCACCGACATCCGGAAGCTACAAGCTAAACGGACGTGAAGTATCAGCCCTAAAGGAAAAAGAACGCGGGCAGATTCGTAAAGGCCATATAGGCTTCGTGTTCCAGAGCTTCAACCTCATCGACGAAATCGACGTGGCCCACAATGTCGAACTCCCGCTGACCTATCTCGGCCTCAGCCGGAGCGAACGTCGCAAGCGCGTGGGCGAAATGCTCGAAAAGGTCAATATGTCACACCGCGCCTCCCACCTCCCGCAGCAACTTTCGGGCGGTCAGCAGCAGCGTGTAGCCATCGCACGCGCCCTTGTGACACATCCACGCCTCATCCTTGCCGACGAACCTACGGGCAATCTCGACTCGAAAAACGGACGTGAAATCATGGAATTGCTCTCCGGGCTAAACCGCGAAGGCACCACCATCGTAATGGTCACCCACTCCGACCGCGACGCAGCATACGCCTCACGTGTCATCCACCTATTCGACGGCACTATCGTTGGCGAAATCCAGAAAAAACAGTAG
- a CDS encoding ABC transporter permease, protein MKLYYVIHSMLTQKGANTIKIISVAVGLLVSTLVFGRLDYNYNYDTCFPDRDNLYQIWMSYDINGEKLGPFNSCPGKLAECVMEALGNDVISATAVGRHSFPPLFLGDRRIDIPKLAVDSMFFKTMGLEVLIGNPSADMAVPDIIYLSESTARNIYGEENPIGKTLSLDRETTVIVKGVFKDLPKNVTIEPFKALLSQPTWRSYQRYQEWTGADNWLIYFRLKPDTGLKGEEIRRKLNLTYQSHVPDTDSYRSEVSCNPISRTYLQYESVKRINLVMWILGVSLLLMTTLNYALLTIAALSRRSKAIGIHKCSGAGNGTIMRMFLCETFIVLTSACVVMVIMIFVFEKLISDTLSLSLDDIFATSRLWIPFSVLTFFFLLGGLLPGQIFSKIPVTQVFRRFTERNSAWKRTLLFIQIGGVAFVGTLMTVVSAQYSEITGHDMGFSVERMAKINIPYQLDKEALKSTLKQLPYVEKLTASVSDPLWGYSGQHIYDDAGNVLFNTRFEWIDENFLDAMEIGIVAGRGIERDGEVVITEEFGRRMNLTPEDIGQLYSNKGFGVSLKLVGIAKDYQLGGFFEELRPICLIYGGFSGNSYLKIKEPFDQNFIKLVDFLSGTFPAYDFAPVKMPEEAIEIYSDVRMFRNSALIASVALIFISLMGLIGFARDEVQRRSKEIAIRKVNGAEASDIVSLIIADVARIAIPAIILGVLCAAYIGHIWLSNFSVTASHIGLWYILAGLTVLILVTGCVIAVTYRIANENPVNRLKSE, encoded by the coding sequence GTGAAACTCTACTATGTCATCCACTCAATGCTCACTCAGAAGGGAGCTAATACAATCAAAATCATTTCGGTTGCGGTCGGGCTGCTTGTGAGCACACTTGTATTCGGACGACTCGACTACAACTACAATTATGATACCTGCTTCCCCGACCGTGACAATCTATACCAGATATGGATGTCATACGACATCAACGGCGAGAAGTTAGGACCGTTCAACTCTTGTCCCGGAAAACTCGCGGAATGCGTCATGGAGGCATTGGGAAACGATGTCATATCCGCAACAGCCGTCGGCCGTCACTCCTTTCCTCCTCTATTTCTCGGAGACCGCCGTATCGACATTCCGAAACTGGCTGTCGACTCCATGTTTTTCAAGACTATGGGACTTGAAGTGTTAATCGGAAACCCGTCCGCTGACATGGCTGTACCAGATATAATCTATCTCAGCGAATCGACAGCCCGCAATATTTACGGCGAGGAAAACCCTATAGGGAAGACCCTTTCTCTTGACCGCGAAACCACCGTCATAGTCAAAGGCGTATTCAAAGATTTGCCTAAAAATGTAACCATCGAACCATTCAAAGCCCTTCTATCGCAACCGACATGGCGAAGCTACCAACGCTACCAAGAATGGACCGGAGCTGACAACTGGCTTATCTATTTCAGATTAAAACCTGACACCGGGTTAAAAGGCGAAGAGATAAGACGCAAACTCAATCTGACCTATCAATCGCACGTTCCGGACACTGACTCGTATCGAAGCGAGGTTTCGTGCAACCCGATAAGCCGGACATACCTGCAGTATGAATCCGTCAAAAGAATCAATCTTGTGATGTGGATTCTCGGTGTCTCTCTGTTGTTGATGACTACTCTTAACTACGCGCTTCTGACAATAGCCGCCCTATCACGCCGCTCAAAAGCAATCGGAATACATAAATGCTCCGGCGCGGGAAACGGTACTATAATGCGAATGTTTCTATGCGAAACTTTCATTGTGCTTACGAGCGCTTGCGTAGTTATGGTCATCATGATATTCGTATTTGAGAAACTGATTTCAGATACTCTCTCGCTTTCTCTTGACGATATCTTCGCCACTTCACGGTTGTGGATTCCATTCTCAGTACTTACATTCTTCTTCCTGCTCGGAGGTCTCTTGCCGGGACAGATATTTTCGAAAATACCGGTCACTCAGGTGTTCCGACGTTTCACCGAGCGCAATAGCGCGTGGAAACGCACACTCCTTTTCATCCAGATAGGCGGTGTGGCCTTCGTCGGGACACTGATGACTGTTGTCAGCGCACAATACAGTGAAATCACAGGCCACGACATGGGTTTCTCCGTCGAACGCATGGCAAAAATCAACATTCCCTATCAGCTCGACAAGGAAGCTTTGAAATCAACACTCAAGCAGCTGCCATATGTCGAAAAACTGACAGCTTCAGTTTCCGATCCATTATGGGGCTACAGCGGCCAGCACATATATGATGATGCCGGAAACGTCCTCTTCAACACCCGTTTCGAATGGATCGACGAAAACTTCCTTGATGCGATGGAAATCGGAATTGTCGCCGGCAGAGGCATTGAACGCGATGGAGAAGTCGTCATAACCGAAGAATTCGGACGGCGCATGAACCTTACTCCCGAAGATATAGGCCAATTGTATTCCAACAAAGGCTTCGGGGTTTCACTAAAGCTTGTAGGCATAGCAAAAGACTATCAGTTAGGCGGATTTTTCGAAGAACTTCGTCCCATATGCCTTATTTACGGTGGATTCTCCGGTAATTCATATCTGAAAATAAAAGAACCATTCGACCAGAACTTCATAAAACTTGTCGATTTTCTCTCAGGAACTTTTCCTGCCTATGATTTCGCACCTGTAAAAATGCCCGAAGAGGCCATCGAAATCTACTCCGATGTGCGCATGTTCCGAAACTCCGCCCTCATCGCCTCTGTCGCATTGATTTTCATTTCACTAATGGGACTAATCGGATTTGCACGCGACGAAGTGCAGCGGCGCAGCAAAGAGATAGCCATCCGTAAAGTCAATGGCGCTGAAGCCTCCGATATTGTCAGCCTTATTATTGCCGATGTGGCTCGTATAGCCATTCCTGCCATCATTCTCGGAGTGCTTTGCGCAGCCTATATCGGGCATATCTGGCTCAGCAACTTCTCAGTCACAGCCTCGCACATCGGCCTATGGTACATACTTGCCGGTCTGACAGTCCTCATACTCGTGACTGGGTGTGTCATAGCCGTCACCTACCGCATCGCCAACGAAAATCCTGTCAACAGGCTCAAATCAGAGTAA
- the kdsA gene encoding 3-deoxy-8-phosphooctulonate synthase: MFFLLAGPCVIEGEKMALDIAEKLVETTYRLGIPFVFKGSYRKANRSRLDSFTGIGDIEALGILAKVRKTFGIPVVTDIHAADEAAMAAEFVDILQIPAFLCRQTDLLVAAARTGRAVNIKKGQFLSPESMQFALQKVRDAGNDNVALTERGVTFGYQDLVVDYRGIPEMQKFGAPVILDITHSLQQPNQAAGVTGGRPDLIEPIARAGIAVGVDGLFMETHPEPSKAKSDGANMLPLDRMPQLLSRLCMIREAVNNL; the protein is encoded by the coding sequence ATGTTCTTCCTCCTTGCCGGACCGTGTGTTATCGAAGGGGAAAAAATGGCTCTCGACATAGCTGAAAAGCTTGTGGAAACCACCTACCGTCTCGGCATTCCATTCGTATTCAAAGGCTCGTACCGCAAAGCAAACCGGTCGCGTCTTGATTCTTTCACAGGCATAGGCGACATTGAAGCCCTCGGCATACTTGCCAAAGTACGCAAAACATTCGGCATACCTGTCGTCACAGACATTCATGCAGCCGACGAGGCTGCTATGGCAGCAGAATTCGTCGACATATTGCAGATTCCGGCTTTTCTCTGCCGACAGACCGACCTTCTTGTCGCGGCAGCGCGCACAGGACGCGCGGTGAACATTAAGAAAGGTCAGTTCCTGTCACCCGAATCCATGCAGTTCGCACTGCAAAAAGTGCGCGATGCCGGAAACGACAACGTTGCACTGACCGAACGAGGTGTGACATTCGGCTATCAGGATCTCGTTGTTGACTATCGCGGCATTCCCGAGATGCAGAAGTTCGGAGCACCTGTCATACTTGACATTACACACTCCCTCCAACAGCCCAATCAGGCAGCCGGCGTGACAGGCGGACGCCCTGACCTTATTGAACCTATCGCCCGTGCCGGAATCGCAGTCGGTGTCGACGGCCTCTTCATGGAAACCCATCCCGAACCATCCAAAGCCAAAAGCGACGGCGCAAACATGCTCCCGCTCGACCGCATGCCACAGCTCCTGAGCCGTCTGTGCATGATACGCGAGGCTGTCAACAATCTGTGA
- a CDS encoding 16S rRNA (uracil(1498)-N(3))-methyltransferase, translating into MIQFFAPDIKETLELPESDSRHAVKVLRMREGDELQVIDGRGTAYTCRLADAHHKHAAVEIISSTPMPLPWKQNLAVAVAPTKHNDRMEWLVEKMTEVGVNTIIPLLCERSERREIKTERLEKIAISAMKQSLKATLPTIMGMTPLREVIKMMPEAQRVVAYCDPTIPRIDFAQSYQPGLDTLILIGPEGDFSPSEIEHTLAAGFRPVTLGDNRLRTETAALYALSACHILDSKLLS; encoded by the coding sequence ATGATACAATTTTTTGCCCCTGACATCAAGGAAACCCTTGAACTGCCCGAAAGCGACTCGCGCCACGCGGTCAAAGTGCTTCGTATGCGTGAAGGCGACGAACTTCAGGTCATCGACGGACGCGGTACGGCATACACCTGCCGTCTTGCCGACGCCCACCACAAGCACGCCGCAGTCGAAATAATCTCATCCACTCCAATGCCACTGCCTTGGAAACAGAATCTGGCTGTAGCGGTAGCACCCACAAAACATAACGACCGCATGGAGTGGCTTGTCGAAAAAATGACCGAAGTTGGAGTCAACACAATCATTCCACTGCTCTGTGAACGCAGCGAAAGACGTGAGATCAAAACCGAACGGCTTGAAAAGATTGCCATATCGGCAATGAAACAATCGTTGAAGGCTACACTTCCGACAATAATGGGAATGACTCCGTTGCGCGAGGTCATAAAGATGATGCCTGAAGCTCAGAGGGTCGTGGCCTACTGCGATCCGACCATCCCCCGCATTGACTTCGCGCAGAGCTATCAGCCGGGGCTTGACACCCTCATTCTCATCGGTCCTGAGGGTGACTTCTCGCCTTCGGAAATAGAGCACACCCTTGCAGCCGGTTTCCGCCCGGTGACACTCGGCGACAACCGTCTACGCACAGAGACCGCAGCCCTCTATGCCCTTTCCGCATGCCACATCCTCGATTCAAAACTCCTATCATAA
- a CDS encoding MFS transporter — protein sequence MIKIRPIELRLALMNFLEFGVWGAYLISLGNFLYSIGLEKQIGWFYTVQGIVSLFMPAVIGIIADRYVQAQRMLSLCHLLAGCFMAAAGIYCLTTSQVEFGPLFTLYTISVAFFMPTIGLGNSVAFNALNRAGLDTIKHFPPIRVFGTVGFICSMLFVNFTQFQTNAWQLITSAVLSFILAAYALTLPSCLTKKEAASSVADALGLKAFRLFKQKRMAIFFLFSMFLGVSLQITNSYGNTFITSFSEIAEYADTWGAHNANALISLSQMSETLCILLIPFCLKKLGIKGVMLMSMFAWVLRFGFFGLGNTGDGLWLLVISCIVYGIAFDFFNVSGGLYVDQETTSDIRSSAQGLFMIMTNGIGATIGTLCAQGIVNYFVFSQTTPEAQHAGWETSWFIFAAYALVIAILFMFIFKDNKQPSASTVKANIDEVNSGADGMIDE from the coding sequence ATGATTAAAATCCGACCCATAGAACTCCGCCTTGCGCTGATGAACTTTCTGGAGTTCGGTGTCTGGGGCGCATATCTTATCTCCCTCGGCAATTTTCTTTATTCCATCGGCCTTGAAAAACAAATCGGATGGTTCTACACTGTCCAAGGTATCGTTTCGCTCTTCATGCCGGCTGTCATAGGCATTATCGCCGACCGCTATGTGCAGGCCCAACGCATGCTCAGTCTTTGTCATCTTCTCGCGGGATGTTTCATGGCTGCAGCCGGAATATACTGTCTGACAACGTCACAGGTCGAATTCGGGCCGCTATTTACTCTCTACACCATATCCGTAGCCTTCTTCATGCCGACAATAGGACTCGGCAATTCTGTGGCATTCAACGCACTCAACCGGGCCGGACTTGACACCATCAAACACTTCCCTCCGATACGTGTATTCGGCACTGTCGGTTTCATCTGCTCGATGCTGTTTGTCAACTTCACACAGTTCCAGACCAACGCATGGCAGCTCATAACATCGGCTGTGCTCAGTTTCATACTCGCAGCCTATGCGCTTACACTTCCGTCATGTCTGACGAAGAAAGAGGCTGCAAGCTCCGTTGCAGATGCCCTCGGTCTCAAAGCCTTCAGACTATTCAAGCAGAAAAGAATGGCCATATTCTTCCTGTTCAGTATGTTTCTCGGAGTATCTCTCCAGATAACAAACAGCTACGGCAACACCTTCATCACCTCTTTTTCTGAAATAGCCGAGTATGCCGACACATGGGGAGCACACAATGCCAATGCTCTCATATCGCTGTCGCAGATGAGCGAGACTCTGTGTATCCTTCTGATTCCGTTCTGTCTGAAAAAGCTGGGAATAAAAGGTGTAATGCTTATGTCTATGTTCGCATGGGTGCTCCGCTTCGGATTCTTTGGTCTTGGAAACACAGGCGACGGACTTTGGCTTCTTGTCATTTCATGTATCGTCTATGGCATAGCGTTCGATTTCTTCAATGTCTCCGGCGGTCTTTACGTAGATCAGGAAACGACAAGTGACATCCGAAGCAGCGCACAAGGTCTGTTCATGATAATGACAAACGGCATCGGAGCGACAATCGGAACTCTTTGCGCACAGGGAATCGTGAATTATTTCGTATTCTCACAGACCACCCCTGAAGCTCAGCATGCCGGTTGGGAAACTTCATGGTTCATCTTCGCGGCATACGCCCTTGTGATAGCAATACTATTCATGTTCATATTTAAAGACAACAAACAACCGTCGGCCTCGACTGTAAAAGCCAATATTGACGAAGTCAACTCAGGTGCAGACGGTATGATTGACGAATGA